A region of Paenibacillus thiaminolyticus DNA encodes the following proteins:
- a CDS encoding ABC transporter substrate-binding protein, with product MDMKSWLRPLLAGALAISLTACSGGEGAGTTADVKAPLAGLKEDTTPVTIQYWHAHAEAQIEGLNAQIAAFQNKYPHITVEPVYQGGYGDLHKKLQAAVAANDVPDVTNVEVASLPNFAEGGVFTDLTPWIERDKVDLDDFASGMLKAYAYQGKQYGFPLIVSTSVFIYNKALLDELGVEPPQTWGEIDAFNAKVAKRDNGKTTRYAFSVPGWDTWYYDPWLINGGGRILSEDGSEAAVQTPESLRYVENFHRWLKEGVVHMGYGKGASDNMRQMFLGGEIAMVQHTSAMLKMYRENAGFEVGVSFLPGDQERTSNIGGAGIVMMDGIKDDKKREAAWKFIQFMTSAEQNLSWAESVGYLPTRKSAIASEEGQAYFSRWPQYKAVFDHFDNVTPRLQHPAYPEFSEVYKEVIGEMILNGADPAPMMKNAAAKINDILAEHE from the coding sequence ATGGATATGAAATCATGGCTGCGGCCGCTGCTGGCCGGCGCGCTCGCTATCAGCCTGACAGCATGCTCCGGCGGAGAAGGAGCAGGGACGACGGCGGATGTGAAGGCGCCGCTTGCCGGCTTGAAGGAGGACACGACACCGGTAACCATTCAATACTGGCACGCTCATGCCGAAGCCCAGATCGAAGGCTTGAACGCGCAGATCGCGGCGTTCCAGAACAAATATCCGCATATTACAGTCGAACCCGTCTATCAGGGAGGATATGGGGATCTACATAAAAAACTGCAGGCGGCGGTCGCGGCCAACGACGTGCCGGACGTGACCAACGTGGAGGTCGCTTCGCTTCCGAACTTCGCCGAGGGCGGCGTGTTCACCGATCTGACGCCATGGATCGAACGGGACAAGGTGGACCTGGACGATTTCGCCTCGGGAATGCTAAAGGCGTATGCCTATCAAGGGAAGCAGTACGGCTTCCCGCTCATCGTCAGCACGAGCGTATTCATCTATAACAAGGCGCTGCTCGATGAGTTGGGCGTGGAGCCGCCGCAGACATGGGGCGAGATCGACGCCTTCAACGCCAAGGTCGCCAAGCGGGACAACGGCAAGACCACCCGTTATGCCTTCTCGGTGCCGGGCTGGGACACCTGGTATTATGATCCGTGGCTGATTAACGGCGGCGGCCGCATCCTGTCTGAAGACGGAAGCGAAGCCGCGGTGCAGACGCCGGAATCGCTCCGGTATGTGGAGAATTTCCACCGCTGGCTGAAGGAAGGCGTCGTCCATATGGGCTACGGCAAGGGCGCGTCCGACAATATGCGCCAGATGTTCCTCGGCGGCGAGATCGCCATGGTGCAGCATACGTCGGCCATGCTGAAGATGTACCGCGAGAATGCCGGCTTCGAGGTCGGGGTGTCCTTCCTGCCGGGAGATCAGGAGCGCACCTCGAATATCGGGGGCGCCGGCATCGTCATGATGGACGGCATCAAGGATGACAAGAAGCGGGAAGCCGCCTGGAAATTCATTCAGTTCATGACATCGGCCGAACAAAATCTTTCCTGGGCGGAATCAGTCGGATATTTGCCGACGCGGAAGTCGGCCATCGCCTCGGAGGAAGGACAAGCTTACTTTTCCAGGTGGCCGCAGTACAAAGCGGTGTTCGATCATTTCGATAATGTGACCCCGCGGCTGCAGCATCCGGCATATCCGGAATTCAGTGAGGTCTACAAAGAAGTGATCGGCGAAATGATATTGAACGGGGCGGATCCGGCGCCAATGATGAAGAATGCGGCAGCCAAAATCAATGACATCCTGGCGGAGCATGAGTGA
- a CDS encoding carbohydrate ABC transporter permease codes for MGMRDEMFTHSLPAGQEEAQAAPARSRRSRRQRRESWKDLSFALPALGFLAVFLYYPLLNSIYISLTNWNMTRPTKQFVGANNYVWLLNNEDFYHSLKVTLLYTVMDVAGTLGIGLLLALLFNVASSRLFGFMRGIVFMPHYISMVVAAMVFTWIYNGQYGLLNSLLNAFGFDSVGWLVEPSTALPALVAVSVWKGVGFAMILFIAGIRGIPMEYYEAAAIDGADRVRQFWHITLPLLSPMTLFLLITTFISSMQVFQSIDIMTNGGPLKATNAIVYWIYTMAFVDFKTGRAMALVMVMFVIILALALLQWWASRKKVHYEG; via the coding sequence ATGGGCATGCGGGATGAGATGTTCACCCATTCGCTTCCCGCAGGGCAGGAGGAGGCGCAGGCCGCCCCGGCCCGCTCGCGGCGGAGCCGAAGACAACGGCGTGAGAGTTGGAAGGACCTGTCTTTTGCGCTGCCGGCGCTCGGGTTTCTGGCCGTGTTCCTGTATTACCCCCTGCTGAATTCTATCTATATTAGCCTGACGAACTGGAACATGACGCGACCAACGAAGCAATTCGTGGGCGCCAACAATTATGTATGGCTATTGAACAATGAGGACTTCTATCATTCGCTCAAAGTGACCTTGCTCTACACGGTGATGGACGTCGCCGGCACGCTCGGCATCGGGCTGCTGCTTGCCTTGCTCTTTAACGTCGCGTCTTCGCGCCTGTTCGGCTTCATGCGGGGCATTGTCTTTATGCCGCATTATATTTCGATGGTCGTCGCGGCGATGGTCTTCACCTGGATTTACAATGGGCAGTACGGCTTGCTCAACAGTCTGTTGAACGCGTTCGGCTTCGACTCGGTCGGGTGGCTGGTCGAGCCGTCAACGGCGCTGCCGGCGCTGGTCGCCGTCTCCGTCTGGAAGGGGGTCGGCTTCGCGATGATTCTGTTCATCGCGGGGATACGGGGCATCCCGATGGAGTACTACGAAGCGGCCGCCATTGATGGCGCGGACCGGGTGCGGCAGTTCTGGCATATTACGCTGCCGCTGCTGTCGCCGATGACGTTGTTCCTGCTCATTACGACGTTCATCTCGTCGATGCAGGTGTTCCAATCCATCGATATTATGACGAACGGGGGGCCGCTCAAAGCGACCAATGCGATCGTCTATTGGATTTATACGATGGCGTTCGTCGATTTCAAGACGGGACGGGCGATGGCGCTTGTGATGGTGATGTTCGTCATTATTTTGGCGCTCGCCTTGCTGCAATGGTGGGCGAGCCGGAAGAAGGTGCATTATGAGGGATAA
- a CDS encoding carbohydrate ABC transporter permease, which translates to MRDNRMAGQRNRKLMYAGRLALAVIVTALLFFPVYWLIVSSLKTQQEMRLAVPTFWPQTFSWSNYAEAFRIIPYARFFGNTLLMSAGIVVLQLNVALLAAFAFAKGRFRGKEVLFFLVLAAMIVPDQVTFVPVYVMMSKLNWLDTFWALIIPHGASAYGIFLLRQAFKSVNNDVLEAARVDGGGRLTLLYRILLPMTMPTVVTLAVLQFISAWNSYFWPLIMTNSNDMRVLTVGISMLRDSIAGDEAMYFHIIMAASGMAIVPIVILFTFMQKHIVSAMANSTFK; encoded by the coding sequence ATGAGGGATAACCGCATGGCGGGCCAACGGAACAGGAAGCTGATGTACGCCGGCCGCCTTGCGCTTGCCGTCATCGTCACCGCTCTGCTGTTCTTCCCGGTCTATTGGCTCATCGTCAGTTCGCTGAAGACGCAGCAGGAGATGAGGCTTGCGGTGCCAACCTTCTGGCCGCAGACCTTCTCCTGGAGCAATTATGCGGAAGCGTTCCGGATTATTCCTTACGCGCGCTTCTTCGGCAATACGCTTCTGATGTCCGCAGGCATCGTCGTGCTCCAGCTCAATGTGGCGCTGCTGGCCGCGTTCGCGTTCGCCAAAGGCCGCTTCCGCGGCAAGGAAGTCTTGTTCTTCCTCGTGCTGGCGGCCATGATCGTGCCGGATCAGGTGACGTTCGTACCCGTCTATGTCATGATGTCGAAGCTCAACTGGCTGGACACCTTCTGGGCATTAATCATTCCGCACGGGGCGTCCGCATATGGCATCTTTCTGCTCCGGCAAGCGTTCAAATCGGTCAACAACGATGTGTTGGAAGCGGCGCGGGTGGACGGAGGAGGGCGGCTGACGCTGTTGTACCGGATATTGCTGCCGATGACGATGCCTACCGTCGTGACCTTGGCGGTGCTGCAGTTCATTAGCGCCTGGAATTCTTATTTCTGGCCGCTCATCATGACCAATTCGAATGACATGCGCGTGCTTACCGTGGGCATCAGCATGCTGCGCGATTCGATTGCCGGCGATGAAGCGATGTACTTCCATATCATTATGGCCGCCAGCGGCATGGCGATTGTGCCGATCGTCATTCTGTTCACGTTCATGCAGAAGCATATCGTCTCCGCGATGGCCAACTCCACCTTCAAATAG
- a CDS encoding NifU family protein, translating to MSEQTQNSTYDEVLEVLDKLRPFLQRDGGDVELVDVEDGIVKLRLMGACGSCPSSTITLKAGIERALVEEVEGITEVVQVF from the coding sequence ATGAGTGAACAAACACAGAACAGCACGTATGATGAAGTGCTGGAAGTGCTGGATAAACTGCGTCCGTTCCTGCAGCGTGACGGCGGGGATGTCGAATTGGTCGACGTCGAGGACGGTATTGTCAAATTGCGCTTGATGGGCGCATGCGGCAGCTGCCCAAGCTCCACCATTACCCTCAAAGCGGGTATTGAACGCGCATTGGTAGAAGAAGTGGAAGGCATTACGGAAGTCGTTCAAGTATTCTAA
- a CDS encoding YuzB family protein, which translates to MRPIIELCVNNVHQGTDQLMKRFAALPNVDVIEYGCLGNCGECFLFPFAYVNGEIVAAESAEQLYDVIMEKVKEIQAWEQPDAN; encoded by the coding sequence ATGCGTCCGATCATTGAGTTATGCGTGAATAACGTGCATCAGGGAACGGACCAGTTGATGAAGCGGTTCGCCGCTCTTCCGAATGTCGATGTGATCGAATACGGCTGCCTCGGCAATTGCGGAGAGTGCTTCCTGTTCCCATTTGCGTATGTGAACGGGGAGATTGTGGCCGCGGAGTCCGCGGAGCAATTATATGATGTGATTATGGAGAAAGTTAAGGAAATACAAGCATGGGAGCAGCCGGACGCCAATTGA
- a CDS encoding NAD(P)/FAD-dependent oxidoreductase, whose product MKRYVILGGGYGGLAIIQRLLEGDLPSDVQLVLIDRMPYQGLKTEYYALAAGTVPDIDIRVSFPTDPRVQLHYGNVQAIDLDNRLIHFEHDDAMAYDYLAIGLGCTDKFHGIPGAEQFGCSIQSLSSTRQTYQRLNDVKPYGQVSIVGGGLSGVETASELRESRPDLNIRILDRGGRVLSAFPEKLSRYVSEWFQEHDVELRSHVHVSRLEKGVIYNRAEDKEEEILSHATVWTAGIQPVEVVQALQVPKDPQGRVLLNAYHQIPDYPNVFVVGDCASLPFSPSAQAAGAQGEQIADVIKAIWKNETPHLGKIKLKGVLGSLGKKAGFGLLGKRTMVGYVPRVIKSGVLWMSKQHFG is encoded by the coding sequence ATGAAACGATACGTCATATTAGGTGGCGGTTACGGAGGATTGGCCATTATTCAACGGTTGTTAGAGGGCGATCTGCCCTCTGACGTACAGCTTGTATTGATTGACCGCATGCCATACCAAGGATTGAAGACCGAGTACTACGCGCTGGCGGCCGGGACGGTTCCGGATATCGATATTCGCGTGTCCTTTCCGACCGATCCGCGCGTTCAGCTTCATTACGGCAATGTCCAAGCCATCGATTTGGACAACCGGCTCATTCATTTCGAGCATGATGATGCGATGGCATACGATTATTTGGCGATTGGCCTGGGCTGCACGGACAAATTCCATGGCATCCCCGGCGCGGAGCAGTTCGGCTGCAGCATTCAATCGCTCTCCAGCACGAGACAGACCTATCAGCGCTTGAACGACGTCAAGCCATACGGGCAGGTCAGCATCGTCGGGGGCGGACTAAGCGGAGTCGAGACGGCGTCGGAATTGAGAGAGAGCCGTCCCGATCTGAACATCCGGATACTGGATCGGGGCGGCCGGGTGCTGTCCGCCTTCCCGGAGAAGCTGTCCCGCTATGTATCCGAGTGGTTCCAGGAGCATGATGTGGAGCTCCGCTCGCATGTTCACGTCAGCCGCCTGGAGAAGGGCGTCATCTATAACCGCGCGGAAGACAAGGAAGAGGAGATTCTGTCTCACGCTACGGTATGGACTGCCGGCATCCAGCCAGTGGAGGTCGTTCAGGCGCTTCAGGTGCCCAAAGATCCGCAAGGGCGCGTCTTGCTGAATGCGTATCATCAGATTCCGGACTATCCGAACGTCTTTGTCGTCGGCGACTGCGCCAGCTTGCCGTTCTCCCCGAGCGCGCAAGCGGCCGGAGCTCAGGGAGAGCAGATTGCCGATGTCATCAAGGCGATCTGGAAGAACGAGACGCCGCATTTGGGCAAAATCAAGCTCAAGGGCGTGCTCGGCTCCCTCGGCAAGAAGGCCGGCTTCGGCTTGCTCGGCAAGCGCACGATGGTCGGCTACGTTCCGCGCGTCATCAAGAGCGGCGTGCTGTGGATGTCCAAGCAGCATTTCGGATGA
- the mqnE gene encoding aminofutalosine synthase MqnE gives MTTVIARHADTRMAEIVDKVERGERLTLEDGVYLYETDDLLTLGQLANLANLRKNGKKVYFIENMSLYFTNVCEAHCAFCNFRKDQGQEGSYTLSGQEMIEYVDQHIHPGVREFHIVGGHNPHVPFQYYVDSLRVLKEKYPQVTLKAYTAAEIDFFTRISGLSVEEVLRQLMDAGLESLTGGGAEILSDEYRKKMRVEKAGVDRYLEVHRTAHQLGMKTHTTMLYGAIESHEDRVRHMMKIRELQDETNGFQVFIPLSMQPKSPKASIKRRNSAYEDLKTIAISRLMLDNVQHIKAYFINIGTQLTQVALTFGASDVHGTLVKERISHAAGALTPEGLTRDELIWLVKGAGRIPVERDTFYNEVKVYE, from the coding sequence ATGACAACGGTCATCGCCCGTCATGCGGATACCCGCATGGCCGAAATAGTGGACAAGGTCGAGCGTGGGGAACGCTTGACGCTGGAAGACGGTGTATATTTGTATGAGACGGACGACTTGTTGACCTTGGGTCAATTAGCGAATCTCGCAAATTTACGCAAGAACGGGAAGAAAGTATATTTCATCGAGAATATGTCTCTCTATTTTACCAATGTCTGTGAAGCGCACTGCGCCTTCTGCAATTTCCGCAAGGATCAGGGGCAGGAAGGATCGTACACGCTATCGGGGCAGGAAATGATCGAGTATGTCGACCAGCACATCCATCCGGGTGTAAGGGAATTCCACATCGTGGGCGGCCATAACCCGCATGTGCCGTTCCAATACTATGTCGATTCCTTGCGCGTGCTGAAGGAGAAATATCCGCAAGTCACGCTCAAGGCGTATACGGCTGCCGAAATCGACTTCTTTACCCGCATCAGCGGCTTGAGCGTGGAAGAAGTGCTGCGCCAGCTGATGGACGCCGGCCTGGAGTCGCTGACAGGGGGCGGCGCAGAAATTCTGTCGGATGAATACCGCAAGAAGATGCGCGTGGAGAAGGCCGGCGTCGACCGGTATCTGGAGGTGCACCGCACGGCGCACCAACTGGGCATGAAGACGCACACCACGATGCTCTACGGCGCGATCGAATCGCATGAGGATCGAGTGCGCCATATGATGAAGATTCGTGAATTGCAGGATGAGACGAACGGATTCCAGGTATTCATACCACTGTCGATGCAGCCGAAGAGTCCGAAAGCGAGCATCAAGCGGCGCAACTCCGCGTACGAGGACTTGAAGACGATCGCAATCAGCCGTCTCATGCTGGACAATGTACAGCATATCAAGGCATACTTCATCAACATCGGCACGCAGCTGACCCAGGTCGCGCTAACCTTCGGCGCCTCCGACGTGCATGGCACGCTCGTTAAGGAACGGATCAGCCATGCCGCAGGCGCGCTGACGCCGGAAGGACTGACGCGCGACGAGTTGATCTGGCTCGTGAAGGGCGCAGGCCGCATCCCGGTAGAGCGCGACACCTTCTATAATGAAGTGAAGGTATACGAATAG
- a CDS encoding HesB/IscA family protein: MITISDQAVEKIEEMMAQEENPALFLRIGVHAGGCSGFSYGMGLDDQESADDVHMTFGQVKVVVDKESIPFLNGLVIDFKESGMSGGFTIDNPNATATCGCGASFRTALAQGKAEKCDD, encoded by the coding sequence ATGATTACAATCAGCGATCAAGCGGTTGAGAAAATAGAGGAAATGATGGCCCAGGAAGAGAATCCGGCTTTGTTCCTGCGCATCGGTGTGCATGCCGGCGGCTGCAGCGGCTTCTCTTACGGCATGGGGCTGGACGATCAGGAGAGCGCCGATGACGTGCATATGACGTTCGGCCAGGTGAAGGTCGTCGTCGACAAAGAGAGCATCCCTTTCTTGAACGGACTCGTTATTGACTTCAAGGAGTCGGGAATGTCCGGCGGCTTCACGATCGACAACCCGAACGCCACCGCCACCTGCGGCTGCGGCGCGAGCTTCCGCACCGCCCTTGCTCAGGGCAAGGCGGAGAAATGCGACGACTAA
- a CDS encoding CPBP family intramembrane glutamic endopeptidase, translated as MKSNKSKNELGVFTIYSLFYIFIVAIFSVVIMHFPMPILGASSFTEDVWYVVFIKIVFLFFIPLFIYRRLGHKISDIFKIELNRKICIAVIGCMLLGSLLNSSYLAEINRVVANGDIMTWIQFTVGLLLPLVQAAIPEEIFYRYILQTRLEKAFGSIFGIFFTSLLFASFHFPSRYLLASGGEGYAGDIYSILTGTILPAFVFGIILGYLWRRFRNVWIVIALHYGIDTLPSIASLLHIDR; from the coding sequence ATGAAAAGTAATAAATCAAAAAATGAATTAGGAGTCTTCACAATATATTCTTTATTTTACATATTTATTGTTGCCATATTTTCGGTAGTGATAATGCATTTCCCTATGCCCATATTAGGAGCTAGCAGCTTCACGGAGGACGTATGGTATGTAGTATTTATTAAAATCGTTTTTCTTTTTTTTATTCCCTTATTTATTTATAGAAGACTCGGGCACAAAATTTCTGACATTTTCAAAATTGAACTGAATCGGAAAATATGTATAGCTGTAATTGGATGTATGCTTCTAGGCAGTCTTTTAAATAGCAGTTATTTGGCAGAGATTAATAGAGTTGTCGCCAACGGTGATATTATGACATGGATACAATTCACCGTTGGTCTCCTTTTACCACTTGTGCAAGCGGCCATTCCTGAAGAAATATTTTATAGATATATTCTTCAAACCCGATTAGAAAAAGCGTTTGGAAGCATTTTCGGTATTTTTTTCACTTCCCTTTTGTTCGCTTCTTTTCATTTTCCCTCCCGTTATTTGCTTGCAAGTGGAGGAGAGGGGTATGCTGGTGATATTTATTCCATTTTAACGGGAACGATTCTGCCTGCTTTTGTTTTTGGAATTATTTTGGGATATTTATGGAGAAGATTCAGGAATGTTTGGATAGTAATTGCTTTACATTATGGGATTGATACATTGCCTTCAATTGCCTCTCTATTACATATAGATAGATGA
- a CDS encoding DUF2871 domain-containing protein, translating to MKKLYVTSFIYAVLGLLAGVFFREFTKLNGFTDYTMLKPLHTHLLVLGFLFFLVLLILARLFRVHEVRSFTAWYYVYNAGMLMTIGTMTTRGILQVLGRDMNGLNHMAGLGHALVGAAIIWLMVLLGKTLKEPARQ from the coding sequence ATGAAAAAGCTGTATGTGACATCATTTATTTATGCTGTGCTCGGACTATTAGCAGGTGTTTTTTTCAGAGAGTTCACCAAGTTGAACGGCTTTACGGACTATACGATGCTGAAGCCGCTCCATACCCATCTGCTCGTGCTCGGCTTCCTCTTCTTCCTCGTGCTCCTCATCCTGGCGCGCCTGTTCCGCGTGCACGAGGTCCGCTCGTTCACAGCGTGGTACTATGTGTATAATGCCGGCATGCTGATGACGATCGGCACGATGACGACGCGCGGCATCCTGCAGGTGCTCGGCAGGGACATGAACGGCCTGAACCATATGGCCGGACTCGGGCATGCGCTTGTGGGCGCCGCCATCATCTGGCTTATGGTCCTGCTCGGCAAGACGCTTAAGGAGCCGGCGCGGCAATAG
- a CDS encoding sensor histidine kinase has product MRSLYATIVTSSVVIVLLSFAVGLLTANLAYGHTLNLHYEEKMRDIGRSITFFATESPPDKLASYMEHLSGMGYQLYLFDEDGQAAAFGRAFKDASLPEGVVRRVLDGQVYKGLLENKQRWFIPNIFENKLEFSYGLPLEAQGRRYALFIRPDMVQQTKEIRLLLAVLLAVTFGFSLVLIAIKSRYIVRPVNRLAKATTELERGQYEVWLDVHRQDEIGELARRFTRMAQSIEQADTMRRQFVANVSHEIQSPLTSIRGLAAQLLEHPLPPDEERKYLHIIAVESERLSGLSRQLLTLASLDRGQEALKRVPFRLDEHLRELLITLEPQWSEKELELHLELQKTEMSGDAGLLHQVWMNLLANAIKFTDTGGSLYVQCGINDQGNAEVVIRDTGKGIAPEDLPYIFDRFYKSSSPERGSQSGTGLGLSIAERIVHLHGGSIHAVSAVGEGTAFTVLLPAKPSGASA; this is encoded by the coding sequence ATGAGATCCTTATATGCGACGATTGTAACCAGCTCCGTCGTCATCGTGCTGCTCAGCTTCGCGGTCGGCCTCCTGACGGCCAATCTGGCATACGGCCATACGCTCAATCTTCATTATGAAGAGAAGATGCGGGATATCGGGCGTTCCATTACCTTTTTCGCCACGGAATCGCCCCCGGACAAGCTCGCCTCCTATATGGAGCATCTCTCCGGGATGGGGTACCAGCTCTATTTGTTCGACGAGGACGGGCAAGCGGCCGCGTTCGGCCGCGCCTTCAAGGATGCCTCCTTGCCCGAGGGAGTCGTGCGGCGCGTGCTTGACGGCCAAGTATACAAGGGCCTGCTGGAGAACAAGCAGCGGTGGTTCATCCCGAATATTTTCGAGAACAAGCTGGAGTTCAGCTATGGTCTTCCGCTGGAAGCGCAGGGCCGGCGCTACGCACTGTTCATCCGCCCGGATATGGTACAGCAGACGAAGGAGATCCGCCTGCTGCTGGCCGTGCTGCTGGCCGTCACCTTCGGCTTCAGCCTCGTGCTCATCGCTATCAAGTCCCGGTACATCGTCCGCCCGGTCAACCGGCTCGCGAAGGCAACCACCGAGCTGGAGCGCGGACAATATGAGGTCTGGCTTGATGTCCACCGCCAGGACGAGATTGGGGAACTGGCCCGCCGGTTCACGCGCATGGCCCAATCGATCGAGCAGGCAGACACGATGCGGAGGCAATTCGTCGCCAACGTGTCCCATGAGATCCAATCGCCGCTTACATCGATTCGCGGGCTGGCCGCCCAATTGCTCGAGCATCCGCTGCCCCCGGATGAGGAACGGAAGTATCTCCATATCATCGCAGTGGAGAGCGAGCGCTTGTCCGGGCTCAGCCGGCAGCTGCTGACGCTCGCCTCGCTCGATCGCGGCCAGGAGGCCCTCAAGCGGGTGCCGTTCCGGCTCGATGAGCATCTGCGGGAACTGTTGATCACGCTGGAGCCCCAATGGTCGGAGAAAGAGCTGGAGCTGCATCTCGAGCTCCAGAAGACGGAGATGTCCGGCGATGCCGGACTGCTCCATCAAGTGTGGATGAACCTGCTCGCCAATGCGATCAAGTTTACAGATACGGGCGGAAGCCTTTATGTACAATGTGGAATAAATGACCAGGGAAACGCCGAGGTGGTCATTCGCGATACCGGCAAAGGCATCGCCCCGGAGGATCTTCCCTATATTTTCGACCGCTTCTACAAATCAAGCTCTCCGGAGCGGGGATCGCAGAGCGGAACCGGCCTCGGGCTCTCCATCGCCGAGCGCATCGTTCACTTGCACGGCGGATCGATTCACGCCGTGAGCGCCGTCGGGGAAGGGACGGCGTTCACCGTTCTGCTGCCGGCCAAGCCTTCCGGTGCTTCTGCCTAG
- a CDS encoding response regulator transcription factor, whose amino-acid sequence MRIRVLVADDDPHIRALLRLILEREQYEVIEAADGLDASRRLDKETVHIAVVDVMMPGMDGWTLCADIRRHYDIPVILLTARGELEDKAAGYEAGTDDYLVKPFEPKELLFRMKALLRRYQLVSASTIRFHDTIIDRASYLVTAGGQEWTLPRKEFELLAQLAAHPGRLFTRDQLLDQIWGADFTGDSRTIDVHIKRLRERLHETTDDFRIVTIRGLGYKLEVRES is encoded by the coding sequence ATGCGCATTCGAGTGCTTGTGGCGGACGACGATCCGCATATTCGGGCGCTGCTGCGCTTGATCCTTGAACGGGAGCAATATGAGGTGATTGAGGCGGCTGACGGCCTGGATGCTTCTCGTCGGTTAGACAAAGAAACGGTGCATATCGCCGTTGTCGATGTCATGATGCCCGGCATGGACGGCTGGACGCTCTGCGCCGATATCCGCCGGCATTACGATATTCCGGTCATTCTGCTCACAGCCCGCGGCGAGCTGGAGGATAAGGCCGCAGGCTATGAAGCCGGCACCGACGATTATCTGGTCAAGCCGTTCGAGCCGAAAGAGCTTCTGTTCCGGATGAAGGCGCTCCTGCGGCGCTATCAGCTCGTATCGGCCTCAACGATACGCTTCCACGACACGATCATCGACAGAGCGAGCTATCTCGTGACGGCCGGCGGGCAGGAGTGGACCTTGCCCCGCAAGGAATTCGAGCTGCTGGCACAGCTGGCCGCCCATCCCGGCAGATTGTTCACGCGCGACCAGCTGCTCGATCAGATCTGGGGCGCGGACTTCACCGGCGACAGCCGGACCATCGATGTCCATATTAAGCGTCTGCGGGAGCGGCTGCATGAGACGACCGATGACTTCCGCATCGTCACCATCCGGGGACTCGGCTATAAGCTGGAGGTTCGTGAATCATGA